In a single window of the Gossypium hirsutum isolate 1008001.06 chromosome D02, Gossypium_hirsutum_v2.1, whole genome shotgun sequence genome:
- the LOC107903889 gene encoding putative zinc transporter At3g08650, whose product MLFRVKHLFLSLYFIFVLLECATADGQSEISKGIRSPPNNVGNNVIDGTGTEKVISFKDDNNLMSNWKGSYSRVSLSTVALLTLAMAAATGLGAVPFFFVELDPQWAGICNGMAAGVMLAASFDLIQEGQEHGAGSWVVIGILAGGVFILLCKKFLEQYGEVSMLDIKGADATKVVLVIGIMTLHSFGEGSGVGVSFTGSKGFTQGLLVTLAIAVHNIPEGLAVSTVLASRGVSPQNAMLWSIITSLPQPIVAVPSFMCADTFNKFLPFCTGFAAGCMIWMVVAEVLPDAFKEASPTPVASAATLSVAFMEALSTLFQNFTHDYNSEDASGFFVSLLFGLGPLLGGLVLVSFALAFHLQHALLMGTASGIAFILGAWRPLQLLLSSKMGFLPLMLLLTVGAAFVHVSSSTILLLVGNKRSSSNNLPTVTRFPVSVLTLQSFLACGAVAFHALAEGLALGVAAPKAYGLGRHMVLPVSLHGLPRGAAVASCIFGTTGSWYGSLAAAALISVIGPISAIGAILAGIDYSGLDHVMVLACGGLIPCFVRIVQRAVRLDIRKSSCGLAVGVGFATLCLACTKLVCLHTPYCNSAPEAVR is encoded by the exons ATGCTGTTTAGAGTCAAGCATCTGTTTCTCTCTTTGTACTTCATATTTGTGTTACTTGAATGCGCTACAGCAGATGGTCAAAGCGAAATTTCGAAAGGGATAAGATCTCCCCCCAATAATGTAGGCAACAATGTTATAGATGGCACTGGTACGGAGAAAGTCATAAGTTTTAAGGATGACAACAACTTAATGAGTAACTGGAAGGGCAGTTACAGCAGAGTGTCTCTGTCCACAGTTGCCCTTTTGACATTAGCAATGGCTGCAGCAACTGGTTTAGGTGCAGTTCCATTTTTCTTTGTGGAACTTGATCCTCAGTGGGCTGGGATATGCAATGGAATGGCTGCTGGTGTCATGTTGGCTGCAAGTTTTGATCTCATACAGGAAGGGCAAGAACATGGTGCTGGAAGTTGGGTTGTTATTGGGATTTTAGCGGGTGGTGTTTTTATTCTGCTTTGTAAGAAG TTTCTTGAACAATATGGGGAAGTAAGTATGCTGGATATAAAAGGAGCAGATGCAACTAAAGTTGTTCTTGTTATTGGAATCATGACACTGCATTCATTTGGAGAGGGCTCTGGTGTTGGAGTTTCCTTTACCGGCTCAAAAGGTTTTACTCAAGGCCTTTTGGTAACTTTGGCCATAGCTGTACATAACATACCGGAGGGATTGGCTGTGAGCACGGTTCTTGCATCAAGGGGTGTTTCTCCACAGAATGCAATGCTATGGAGCATTATTACATCCTTGCCACAG CCAATTGTTGCAGTTCCTTCTTTTATGTGCGCCGATACATTTAATAAATTCCTGCCCTTTTGTACTGGTTTTGCTGCTGGATGTATGATCTGGATGGTTGTTGCTGAGGTTCTCCCTGATGCATTTAAG GAAGCTTCACCAACTCCAGTGGCATCAGCTGCTACGCTTTCAGTAGCATTCATGGAAGCTCTAAGCACTCTTTTCCAGAATTTCACTCATGACTACAA TTCTGAGGATGCTTCTGGCTTCTTTGTTTCATTGCTTTTTGGCCTTGGACCTTTACTGGGTGGCCTTGTGCTTGTTTCATTTGCTCTTGCTTTCCATCTTCAGCATGCCCTTCTCATGGGTACTGCATCTGGCATTGCCTTCATCCTTGGTGCCTGGCGACCGCTGCAACTACTATTGTCTTCCAAAATGGGATTCTTACCACTTATGTTGCTACTAACTGTAGGAGCTGCATTTGTCCATGTTTCAAGCTCTACTATTTTGTTGCTTGTTGGTAACAAAAGAAGTTCTTCCAATAACCTTCCGACAGTAACAAGATTTCCGGTGAGTGTTCTCACTCTCCAGTCATTTTTAGCGTGTGGAGCTGTGGCTTTTCATGCTCTGGCTGAAGGGCTTGCACTAGGAGTGGCTGCGCCAAAAGCTTATGGACTTGGCCGGCACATGGTCCTTCCTGTATCCCTTCACGGGCTTCCACGTGGTGCAGCTGTGGCCAGCTGCATCTTTGGAACTACTGGCAGTTGGTATGGCTCTCTTGCAGCAGCTGCTCTAATCAGCGTCATAGGCCCGATATCTGCAATTGGAGCAATATTGGCAGGAATTGACTACAGTGGTCTTGACCATGTGATGGTTTTGGCCTGTGGAGGATTGATCCCATGCTTTGTTAGAATAGTTCAAAGAGCAGTAAGGTTAGATATCCGAAAAAGCAGCTGCGGTCTTGCTGTTGGAGTCGGTTTTGCTACTCTTTGTTTAGCATGCACCAAGTTGGTTTGCTTGCATACACCTTATTGCAATTCTGCTCCGGAGGCTGTCAGATAA